A window from Triticum aestivum cultivar Chinese Spring chromosome 6D, IWGSC CS RefSeq v2.1, whole genome shotgun sequence encodes these proteins:
- the LOC123143372 gene encoding eukaryotic translation initiation factor 3 subunit J-A yields the protein MEDWENDDFQPIAPVVKAQPLKSNWEDEDVDEDDVKESWEEEEEKPKPQPVEKPAPKPSAKAAVKKGKQPSTSTEVVDDDVLDDPISEKLRQQRLVEEADFKATAELFAKKDGSEKSLETFIPKSESDFAEYAELIANKIRPYEKSFHYMGLLKNVMRLSMTPLKGADAKEISSSVTAIANEKIKAEKEAAAGKKKGGAKKKQLHIEKGEEDFVARPGASFDDPDEFDFM from the exons ATGGAGGACTGGG AGAATGATGATTTTCAACCAATCGCACCTGTTGTGAAAGCTCAACCTCTTAAAAGTAACtgggaagatgaagatgtggatgaaGATGATGTCAAAGAATCatgggaagaggaggaagag AAACCTAAGCCACAACCTGTAGAAAAGCCTGCTCCAAAACCTAGTGCTAAAGCTGCTGTGAAAAAAGGCAAACAGCCCTCAACGAGTACTGAAGTAGTGGACGATGATGTTCTTGATGATCCTATTTCAGAGAAGCTTCGCCAACAAAG GCTAGTGGAAGAAGCTGACTTTAAGGCAACAGCAGAGCTTTTTGCCAAGAAGGACGGCAGTGAAAAGTCACTAGAGACTTTCATCCCGAAGTCTGAGAGCGACTTTGCGGAATATGCTGAGCTTATCGCAAACAAAATTCGCCCCTATGAG AAAAGCTTTCACTACATGGGTCTACTTAAGAATGTCATGAGACTTTCCATGACACCGTTGAAAGGTGCGGATGCGAAAGAAATATCCTCCTCCGTCACGGCAATTGCTAATGAGAAGATCAAAGCTGAGAAAGAAGCTGCAGCAGGCAAAAAGAAAGGAG GAGCAAAAAAGAAGCAGCTCCATATAGAGAAAGGAGAGGAGGACTTTGTGGCCCGACCGGGGGCATCTTTTGATGACCCCGACGAGTTCGACTTCATGTGA